The Pseudomonas azotoformans genome has a segment encoding these proteins:
- a CDS encoding NUDIX domain-containing protein: MRFFSACASIDRAYGFWFVPGGRIRKNESLDSAFRRITQDELGRPFERATARLLGVYEHFYEDSVFANAGFGPDTHYVVLSYCLELDDSTLQPPAEQHQQYRWWPQDELRFSSRVHENTRAYFTNPVPRMLSC; this comes from the coding sequence GTGAGGTTTTTCTCGGCCTGCGCGTCAATCGACCGGGCCTATGGCTTCTGGTTCGTGCCCGGTGGGCGCATCCGGAAAAACGAGAGCCTGGACAGCGCATTCCGGCGCATCACCCAGGATGAGCTGGGGCGTCCATTCGAGCGCGCCACGGCACGGCTGCTGGGGGTGTACGAGCACTTTTACGAGGACAGTGTTTTCGCCAATGCCGGGTTCGGGCCGGACACCCACTATGTGGTGCTCAGCTATTGCCTGGAGCTGGACGACTCAACCCTGCAGCCGCCCGCCGAGCAACACCAGCAGTACCGTTGGTGGCCACAGGATGAGCTGCGCTTCAGTTCGCGGGTGCATGAAAACACCCGCGCCTACTTCACAAACCCTGTCCCAAGGATGCTCTCATGTTGA
- a CDS encoding mannose-1-phosphate guanylyltransferase/mannose-6-phosphate isomerase — translation MLIPVIMAGGSGSRLWPLSRQLNPKQFLRLTDAHLSMLQQTITRLTGANVALPQLICNEQHRFLVAEQLRQLGMEQASILLEPVGRNTAPAIALAACQALAASEDPILLVLAADHLIEDIPAFHASLEVALPLAREGKLVTFGITPTRAHTGYGYIEQGAAVGEGGYRVKRFVEKPDAATAAQYVASGDYAWNSGMFMFRARRYLEELERFQPAILQACRAALEGGSQDLPFTRVHAATFAACPDNSIDYAVMEKTRDAVMVPLHAGWSDIGSWSALWEASEKDACGNVLRGDGLLLETRDTYVHADSRLVATVGVQDLIIVETKDAVLVAHKDQVQQVKGIVDQLKQAGRHEHLNHREVYRPWGMYDSVDNGQRYQVKRITVKPGAKLSVQMHHHRAEHWIVVSGTARVTNGEQTYLVSENQSTYIPIGQVHALENPGVIALELIEVQSGSYLGEDDIVRFEDKYGRA, via the coding sequence ATGTTGATACCCGTGATCATGGCTGGCGGTTCGGGGTCGCGCCTGTGGCCGCTCTCGCGGCAGTTGAACCCCAAGCAGTTCTTGCGCCTGACCGATGCGCACTTGTCGATGCTGCAGCAAACCATCACCCGGCTGACGGGCGCCAACGTGGCCCTGCCGCAGTTGATCTGCAACGAACAGCACCGCTTCCTGGTTGCCGAGCAATTGCGTCAGCTGGGCATGGAGCAGGCGAGCATTCTGCTGGAGCCGGTGGGGCGCAACACGGCACCCGCCATCGCGTTGGCGGCATGCCAGGCGCTTGCCGCGTCAGAGGACCCGATCCTGCTGGTGCTGGCGGCGGACCACCTGATCGAAGACATCCCGGCGTTTCATGCCAGCCTGGAAGTGGCGCTACCCCTGGCCAGGGAGGGCAAGCTGGTGACCTTTGGCATCACCCCCACCCGCGCGCACACCGGTTATGGCTACATCGAGCAAGGCGCGGCGGTGGGCGAGGGCGGCTACCGGGTCAAGCGCTTCGTCGAGAAGCCGGACGCCGCCACGGCCGCGCAGTATGTGGCCAGCGGAGACTACGCCTGGAACAGCGGCATGTTCATGTTTCGTGCCCGTCGCTACCTGGAGGAACTCGAACGGTTCCAGCCGGCGATTCTCCAAGCCTGCCGTGCCGCGCTGGAGGGCGGCAGCCAGGATCTGCCGTTCACCCGCGTGCATGCCGCGACGTTTGCCGCGTGCCCGGACAACTCCATCGACTACGCCGTGATGGAGAAAACCCGCGACGCCGTGATGGTGCCGTTGCACGCCGGCTGGAGTGATATCGGCTCATGGTCGGCGCTGTGGGAGGCCAGTGAGAAAGATGCCTGTGGCAACGTGCTGCGCGGCGATGGTTTGCTGTTGGAGACGCGCGATACCTACGTGCACGCTGACAGCCGGCTGGTCGCCACCGTCGGGGTGCAGGACCTGATCATTGTCGAGACCAAAGACGCCGTGTTGGTGGCCCACAAGGACCAGGTGCAGCAGGTCAAGGGCATTGTCGACCAGCTCAAGCAGGCTGGGCGCCATGAGCATCTCAATCACCGAGAAGTGTATCGGCCGTGGGGCATGTATGACTCGGTGGATAACGGCCAGCGCTATCAGGTCAAGCGCATCACCGTAAAGCCGGGGGCCAAACTCTCGGTGCAGATGCATCACCATCGTGCCGAGCACTGGATCGTAGTCAGCGGCACGGCTCGCGTCACCAATGGCGAGCAGACCTACCTGGTCTCGGAAAACCAGTCGACCTATATCCCCATCGGCCAGGTGCATGCGCTGGAAAATCCGGGCGTGATTGCCCTGGAATTGATCGAGGTGCAATCGGGGTCTTATTTGGGCGAAGACGACATCGTGCGCTTCGAAGACAAGTACGGCCGCGCTTGA
- a CDS encoding polysaccharide biosynthesis/export family protein — protein sequence MMRIFSVAALAAALLQGCMFAPGQYMDTAALTERGSAENSRVDLIPITPKLLAMEAATQVPYSIPAELLSYKPGPYLIGANDALYITVWDHPELTAPSGPQQQIDANGRLVSPDGNLFYPYVGELVAKGRSIEALRSEITDKLRQYIDSPQVDVSVLRFASQRVVITGAVAKAGPVPITTIPLNVMEAMGAAGIDPLNADLSNLTLTRGGKRYTLDLDTLNLAQSRVNDIYLKDGDQLYLAYNDRKRIYVMGEVMQPRALSFKTRSMNLSDVLGSVGGVNQNTSNADAVYVIRGAQNSAAEPAKVFQLEAASPSAMALATRFEVQPQDVVFVGPANITRWNRFISQLIPSATIVGIGASTQNNLSEASNR from the coding sequence ATGATGCGTATTTTTTCTGTGGCGGCCCTGGCCGCCGCATTGTTGCAAGGCTGCATGTTTGCCCCGGGCCAATATATGGACACGGCGGCGTTGACCGAGCGCGGCAGTGCTGAAAACAGTCGGGTGGATTTGATTCCAATCACGCCAAAGTTGCTGGCGATGGAGGCGGCAACCCAAGTGCCTTATTCCATCCCGGCCGAACTATTGAGTTATAAGCCGGGGCCCTATTTGATCGGCGCTAATGACGCGTTGTATATCACCGTGTGGGATCACCCCGAACTGACGGCACCCTCAGGCCCGCAACAACAGATCGACGCCAACGGCCGCTTGGTCAGCCCCGACGGCAACCTGTTTTACCCCTACGTCGGTGAATTGGTCGCCAAGGGGCGCTCTATCGAAGCGCTGCGCAGCGAGATCACCGACAAGCTGCGCCAATACATCGACAGCCCCCAGGTGGATGTGAGTGTGTTGCGGTTTGCCAGCCAGCGTGTGGTGATCACCGGCGCGGTGGCCAAGGCCGGGCCGGTGCCGATCACCACCATCCCCCTGAATGTGATGGAGGCCATGGGCGCCGCAGGGATCGACCCGCTCAATGCCGACTTGTCGAACCTCACGCTCACTCGCGGCGGCAAGCGCTACACCCTCGACCTCGACACGCTCAACCTCGCGCAGTCGCGGGTGAACGACATCTACCTCAAGGATGGCGACCAACTGTACCTGGCCTACAACGACCGCAAACGCATCTATGTGATGGGTGAGGTCATGCAACCGCGCGCGCTGAGTTTCAAGACCCGCAGCATGAACCTTTCCGACGTGCTGGGCTCGGTCGGCGGGGTGAACCAGAACACCTCCAACGCCGACGCCGTCTACGTGATTCGTGGCGCGCAGAACAGCGCTGCCGAGCCGGCCAAGGTGTTCCAGCTGGAAGCGGCTTCACCTTCGGCCATGGCGCTGGCCACGCGCTTTGAGGTGCAGCCCCAGGATGTGGTGTTTGTCGGTCCAGCCAATATCACGCGCTGGAACCGCTTCATCAGCCAGTTGATTCCTTCCGCCACGATCGTCGGTATCGGTGCGTCCACTCAGAACAATCTGAGCGAAGCCAGCAACCGATAG
- a CDS encoding YjbF family lipoprotein: MNTLKLATCMGLAWLLAGCNPLMTASLDTFKAAVSGPAPLTLTQAQVDAVPYPQIKVTTLSSEGVMALIRQRGDLQFWVASGKQVLLLRDGLVVRTVGLGVDLDGTRWQGQSPFELGLHRVPEGYRSTRQIDVVDGYRMGVTLTSRMTRKGFETIEILDKPYTLLRVDEDVEAPGFQARNRYWVNPGDGFIVQSEQHLTPRLTLFITQLQPTRKDAQ; the protein is encoded by the coding sequence GTGAACACTCTGAAACTCGCGACGTGCATGGGATTGGCGTGGCTGCTAGCCGGCTGCAATCCGCTGATGACAGCCTCACTCGATACCTTCAAGGCGGCCGTGAGCGGCCCAGCGCCGCTGACGTTGACCCAGGCCCAAGTGGATGCTGTGCCGTACCCGCAGATCAAGGTCACCACGCTGTCCAGCGAAGGGGTGATGGCGCTGATCCGCCAACGTGGCGATCTGCAGTTCTGGGTCGCTTCCGGCAAGCAGGTGCTGCTGCTGCGTGACGGCCTGGTGGTCCGTACGGTCGGCCTCGGCGTCGACCTGGATGGCACGCGCTGGCAGGGGCAATCGCCGTTCGAGCTTGGCCTGCACCGCGTGCCGGAGGGCTATCGCAGTACGCGGCAGATCGACGTCGTGGACGGCTATCGCATGGGCGTCACGCTCACCAGCCGCATGACCCGCAAGGGTTTCGAAACCATCGAAATCCTCGACAAACCCTACACCTTGTTGCGGGTAGACGAAGACGTCGAGGCGCCTGGGTTTCAGGCGCGCAACCGGTATTGGGTGAATCCCGGCGACGGCTTTATCGTGCAGAGCGAACAGCACCTCACACCGCGCCTGACGTTGTTCATTACTCAGTTGCAGCCCACGCGTAAGGATGCCCAATGA
- a CDS encoding capsule biosynthesis GfcC family protein: MKRRTVTALVLLWSCAGTSHAAMTVSGQVRNPGPVALQAEARLLDVITAAQPDAQGYWLGAAWLRQPLLQRQAQLKAGVLFDLQTLQHAALPAGLEGRAHAAAELYRQVQALPVTGRQVAVLDPVAVEVGFAPNLPVSDGDRLMYPSRPDSVRVLGAVAAGCTVPFVPLRQARDYLVACPSSKEADTDYLWLVQPDGQVTRLGIAPWNREDGVPPAPGSTLLVPIRSDDLDPPTPQLNQQLAEFLATQPLAEVTP; this comes from the coding sequence ATGAAGCGTCGAACAGTCACGGCGCTGGTGTTGTTGTGGAGTTGCGCCGGTACGAGTCACGCCGCCATGACGGTGAGTGGCCAGGTGCGCAACCCAGGCCCTGTCGCGCTGCAAGCCGAGGCGCGGTTGTTGGACGTGATCACCGCTGCGCAACCGGACGCCCAAGGTTATTGGCTCGGGGCGGCCTGGTTGCGTCAGCCTTTGCTGCAACGCCAGGCGCAGCTCAAGGCCGGTGTGCTGTTTGACTTGCAAACCTTGCAGCACGCCGCATTGCCCGCCGGGCTTGAGGGGCGCGCCCATGCGGCGGCCGAGCTTTATCGGCAGGTGCAGGCCTTGCCGGTGACGGGTCGCCAGGTCGCGGTGCTGGACCCGGTGGCCGTGGAGGTGGGGTTTGCACCGAACCTGCCGGTCAGCGATGGCGACCGCCTGATGTACCCGTCGAGGCCCGACAGCGTACGGGTACTCGGCGCGGTTGCCGCTGGGTGCACGGTGCCGTTTGTGCCGTTGCGTCAGGCGCGCGACTACCTGGTCGCGTGCCCCTCGTCGAAAGAAGCAGATACCGATTACCTCTGGCTGGTCCAGCCCGACGGGCAGGTCACGCGCCTGGGCATTGCGCCCTGGAACCGCGAAGACGGCGTGCCGCCTGCACCCGGCAGCACCTTGCTGGTACCGATTCGCAGCGATGACCTGGACCCGCCCACCCCCCAACTGAATCAGCAATTGGCCGAGTTTCTCGCCACCCAACCCCTGGCCGAGGTCACGCCTTGA
- a CDS encoding YjbH domain-containing protein — MKLCIAAVLLVPCGVVHGDPRYTQSDFGGVGLLQTPTARMAPAGELSVNANRTEPYSRYSVSAQPLDWLEGTFRYTAITNRPYGAESFSGGQSYKDKAVDAKVRLYQESHWLPEVALGFMDLGGTGLFSSEYLVANKRYGDVDFSAGIAWGYLGSRGDFGNPLGALDDRFNERPTAEGSGSFSNGYFRGRPALFGGIAYQTPWAPLSVKLEVEGNDYKHEPRSNSFRQESPVNVGVVYKLADAIDVSAAWERGNTAMFGITLHTNFVSRKAPLKTYDPPAPKLPAQTPGTPPAQVDWAAVSQRLHDNAGYTVQRIAQRGPELVVYGEQQRYFYSAKAVGRASRILDNSVNDQIDWFTLVSERYAMPIEETSVPRATFREVVNNREDIKDLHRQVEVNRASERTQTVLYTQPPKAFSYGVGLGYKQNVGGPDGLLYQISADLDAEYRFTRNTWWSGLLSVNLLNNYDGFTYDAPTGLPRVRTDLRRYMTSADVTLPTFQLNHAQRLDQDLYGMVYGGLLESMYAGVGSEVLYRPMGQGWALGADLNYVRQRGFEQDFSLRDYRTVTGHITGYTDLPFNLQGALSVGRYLARDWGATLDLSRQFDNGVRIGAWITRTNVSKEAFGEGSFDKGLYLSIPFDELMSLSTLRRANLVWAPLTRDGGARLNRAYSLHSMTDGRDSALFYKNIDKITE, encoded by the coding sequence TTGAAATTATGTATTGCGGCCGTGCTTCTGGTGCCCTGTGGCGTCGTGCATGGCGATCCCCGTTACACCCAAAGCGACTTCGGCGGTGTGGGACTGCTGCAAACCCCCACCGCGCGCATGGCGCCCGCCGGCGAACTCAGCGTCAATGCCAACCGCACCGAGCCCTACAGCCGCTACAGTGTTTCGGCGCAGCCGCTGGATTGGCTGGAAGGCACCTTTCGCTACACCGCGATTACCAACCGTCCTTATGGCGCCGAGTCGTTCAGCGGCGGCCAGAGCTACAAGGACAAGGCCGTCGACGCTAAAGTGCGCCTGTATCAGGAAAGCCATTGGCTGCCGGAGGTCGCGCTGGGGTTCATGGACCTGGGCGGCACCGGGCTGTTTTCCAGCGAGTACCTGGTGGCCAACAAGCGCTATGGCGACGTGGATTTCAGCGCCGGTATCGCCTGGGGCTACCTGGGCAGTCGGGGTGACTTCGGCAACCCGCTGGGTGCGCTGGATGATCGCTTCAATGAGCGCCCTACCGCCGAGGGGTCCGGCAGTTTCTCCAATGGCTATTTTCGCGGGCGTCCCGCGCTGTTTGGCGGCATCGCCTACCAGACACCCTGGGCGCCGCTGAGCGTCAAGCTTGAAGTGGAAGGCAACGACTATAAGCATGAGCCACGAAGCAACAGCTTTCGCCAGGAGTCGCCGGTAAACGTCGGGGTGGTCTACAAGCTAGCCGATGCCATCGACGTGAGTGCGGCCTGGGAACGGGGCAACACCGCGATGTTCGGCATCACCCTGCACACCAACTTTGTCAGCCGCAAGGCACCGTTGAAAACCTACGATCCGCCGGCCCCCAAATTGCCAGCGCAGACGCCAGGCACACCGCCGGCTCAGGTGGACTGGGCGGCAGTGTCCCAGCGCCTGCATGACAACGCCGGCTACACCGTGCAGCGTATTGCGCAACGCGGGCCGGAGTTGGTGGTGTATGGCGAGCAGCAGCGCTATTTCTACAGCGCCAAAGCGGTAGGGCGGGCCAGTCGCATTCTAGATAACAGCGTGAATGACCAGATCGATTGGTTCACCCTGGTCAGCGAGCGGTATGCCATGCCGATCGAGGAAACCAGTGTGCCCCGCGCGACGTTTCGCGAGGTGGTCAACAACCGCGAAGACATAAAGGACCTGCACCGCCAGGTCGAGGTCAATCGCGCCAGCGAGCGCACGCAGACCGTGCTCTATACCCAGCCACCCAAGGCGTTCAGCTATGGGGTGGGGCTTGGCTACAAGCAGAACGTCGGCGGGCCGGATGGCTTGCTCTACCAGATTTCCGCCGATCTCGACGCCGAGTACCGCTTCACCCGCAACACCTGGTGGAGCGGCTTGCTGAGCGTCAACCTGTTGAATAACTACGACGGTTTCACCTACGACGCGCCGACTGGCTTGCCACGGGTGCGGACTGACCTGCGCCGCTATATGACCAGCGCCGACGTCACCTTGCCGACCTTCCAGCTCAACCATGCGCAGCGCCTGGACCAGGACCTGTATGGCATGGTCTACGGCGGTTTGCTGGAGTCGATGTATGCCGGTGTCGGCAGTGAAGTGCTGTACCGGCCGATGGGCCAGGGTTGGGCGCTGGGTGCGGACCTGAACTATGTGCGCCAGCGCGGTTTCGAGCAGGACTTCAGCCTGCGCGATTACCGCACAGTCACCGGGCACATCACCGGCTACACCGACTTGCCGTTCAACCTGCAAGGCGCATTGAGCGTAGGGCGCTACCTGGCTAGGGATTGGGGCGCAACGTTGGACCTGTCGCGGCAATTCGACAATGGCGTGCGTATCGGCGCGTGGATCACCCGTACCAACGTGTCTAAAGAAGCGTTTGGTGAAGGCAGTTTCGACAAAGGCCTCTACCTGTCGATACCCTTTGATGAGCTGATGAGCCTGTCGACCCTGCGCCGCGCCAACCTGGTGTGGGCACCGCTGACCCGCGATGGCGGGGCACGCCTCAACCGTGCGTATTCACTGCATTCGATGACGGATGGGCGGGACAGTGCGTTGTTCTACAAGAACATCGACAAGATCACGGAGTGA